In Paroedura picta isolate Pp20150507F chromosome 6, Ppicta_v3.0, whole genome shotgun sequence, one genomic interval encodes:
- the SAP18 gene encoding histone deacetylase complex subunit SAP18 isoform X2, whose translation MTCPLLLRVFTTNNGRHHRMDEFARGNVPSSELQIYTWMDATLKELTSLVKEVYPEARKKGTHFNFAIVFTDLKRPGYRVKEIGSTMSGRKGTDDSMTLQSQKFQIGDYLDIAITPPNRAPPPSGRMRPY comes from the exons ACCTGCCCTCTCTTACTAAGGGTCTTCACCACCAACAATGGGCGGCACCACCGCATGGATGAGTTTGCCCGAGGAAATGTACCATCCAGTGAGCTTCAGATCTATACCTG GATGGATGCAACTCTAAAAGAACTGACCAGTTTAGTGAAAGAAGTCTATCCAGAAGCACGAAAGAAGGGCACACATTTCAACTTTGCAATTGTTTTCACGGATCTTAAAAGGCCCGGTTACAG GGTGAAGGAGATTGGCAGTACAATGTCGGGAAGAAAGGGCACAGACGATTCCATGACCCTGCAGTCTCAGAAATTCCAGATAGGTGACTACTTGGACATAGCAATCACACCTCCAAATCGAGCACCACCTCCATCAGGTCGCATGAGGCCTTACTAA
- the SKA3 gene encoding spindle and kinetochore-associated protein 3 isoform X3: protein MDLTGSFFNKLRAFVITLERQTEQLKQSFRGDETEFEDDSPMRYLHELYSEIRTLKSEADNVLIKKSEERDATYDFIKASKVLLNRNAADLENIRDLFEKYGYKPVIREGAAKGEIETDPEPAKSEQDELKNLGYPENSSIPDPLVRVPQLSDFGLSKYALPNTWSSVNVLPHACVQKEPKEDYSHHPSPKREQFCIKGCDLRVDDDTVYLTEDQTIFLLNNAKKSRQANEMNRTPVVLASKENLATPKQKSKMCDYDYMASPAVPTFCTPGLKVPSRKNATLSKSPECNHSNAPTHTEEVTHPDLQPLGKEPEQVCVTQMVPKKMFVEEAVAPVLPADKYLDCLETPAPPAISDYRNILTTPPPAPEITVIPTQILQILSKYNSNTEPPRVTEKVKNEGMAAEFERRPPLALDTSNKENRELYATQL from the exons ATGGATCTAACAGGAAGTTTCTTCAATAAACTGCGAGCCTTTGTGATCACTTTGGAGAGACAGACTGAGCAGCTGAAGCAATCTTTTCGTGGAGACGAAACAG AATTTGAAGATGACTCCCCAATGAGATATTTACATGAACTGTACTCTGAGATCAGGACACTGAAG AGTGAAGCTGATAATGTTCTTATTAAGAAATCTGAAGAACGGGATGCTACCTATGACTTCATAAAGGCCAGCAAAGTTCTGCTGAACAGAAATGCAGCAGACCTTGAAAACATAAGAGACCTTTTTGAGAAATATGGATACAAGCCCGTTATTAGGGAAGGAG cagCAAAAGGTGAAATTGAAACTGATCCTGAACCTGCCAAGTCTGAACAAGATGAACTGAAAAACCTTGGTTATCCTGAAAATTCTTCCATACCTGATCCTCTGGTGCGAGTTCCACAACTTTCAGATTTTGGGCTTTCAAAATATGCTCTCCCCAATACTTGGAGCTCCGTGAATGTTTTACCACATGCTTGTGTACAGAAAGAACCAAAAGAGGATTACTCTCATCACCCGTCGCCCAAGAGAGAACAGTTCTGTATTAAAGGGTGTGACCTTCGTGTGGATGATGACACTGTATATTTGACAGAAGATCAAACAATATTCTTGCTCAATAATGCAAAAAAAAGTAG GCAAGCTAATGAGATGAACAGAACACCAGTGGTGTTGGCATCAAAAGAGAACTTAGCTACACCAAAACAAAAGAGTAAAATGTGTG ATTATGACTATATGGCTTCACCCGCAGTGCCCACTTTCTGTACACCTGGATTGAAAGTTCCCTCCAGAAAGAACGCCACTTTATCAAAATCACCAGAGTGTAATCATTCAAACGCACCTACTCATACAGAAGAAGTTACTCATCCAGACCTTCAGCCTCTGGGAAAAGAGCCTGAA CAAGTGTGTGTCACTCAGATGGTACCAAAGAAAATGTTTGTGGAAGAAGCTGTTGCACCTGTCCTGCCCGCAGACAAGTATCTGGACTGTCTTGAAACACCTGCTCCTCCTGCTATATCAGACTACAGAAATATACTCACCACTCCTCCACCAGCTCCTGAAATAACTGTCATTCCAACACAGATCCTGCAG attttatcAAAGTACAACTCAAACACAGAACCACCCAGAGTCACAGAGAAGGTGAAAAATGAAGGCATggctgcagagtttgaaagaagGCCTCCTCTAGCTCTTGATACTAGTAACAAAGAAAATAG GGAGCTTTATGCCACACAGTTGTGA
- the SKA3 gene encoding spindle and kinetochore-associated protein 3 isoform X2: protein MGNCVDLDQQNKGLKPAEFDSRYKLSCACNASADTIQRKSIHIGRRVPFSMDLTGSFFNKLRAFVITLERQTEQLKQSFRGDETEFEDDSPMRYLHELYSEIRTLKSEADNVLIKKSEERDATYDFIKASKVLLNRNAADLENIRDLFEKYGYKPVIREGAKGEIETDPEPAKSEQDELKNLGYPENSSIPDPLVRVPQLSDFGLSKYALPNTWSSVNVLPHACVQKEPKEDYSHHPSPKREQFCIKGCDLRVDDDTVYLTEDQTIFLLNNAKKSRQANEMNRTPVVLASKENLATPKQKSKMCDYDYMASPAVPTFCTPGLKVPSRKNATLSKSPECNHSNAPTHTEEVTHPDLQPLGKEPEQVCVTQMVPKKMFVEEAVAPVLPADKYLDCLETPAPPAISDYRNILTTPPPAPEITVIPTQILQILSKYNSNTEPPRVTEKVKNEGMAAEFERRPPLALDTSNKENRELYATQL from the exons ATGGGTAACTGCGTTGATCTGGACCAGCAGAACAAAGGCTTAAAACCAGcagagtttgattcaaggtataagctttcgtgtgcatgcaacGCTTCCGCAGATACAATTCAACGgaagtccatacatataggtagaag GGTTCCCTTCAGCATGGATCTAACAGGAAGTTTCTTCAATAAACTGCGAGCCTTTGTGATCACTTTGGAGAGACAGACTGAGCAGCTGAAGCAATCTTTTCGTGGAGACGAAACAG AATTTGAAGATGACTCCCCAATGAGATATTTACATGAACTGTACTCTGAGATCAGGACACTGAAG AGTGAAGCTGATAATGTTCTTATTAAGAAATCTGAAGAACGGGATGCTACCTATGACTTCATAAAGGCCAGCAAAGTTCTGCTGAACAGAAATGCAGCAGACCTTGAAAACATAAGAGACCTTTTTGAGAAATATGGATACAAGCCCGTTATTAGGGAAGGAG CAAAAGGTGAAATTGAAACTGATCCTGAACCTGCCAAGTCTGAACAAGATGAACTGAAAAACCTTGGTTATCCTGAAAATTCTTCCATACCTGATCCTCTGGTGCGAGTTCCACAACTTTCAGATTTTGGGCTTTCAAAATATGCTCTCCCCAATACTTGGAGCTCCGTGAATGTTTTACCACATGCTTGTGTACAGAAAGAACCAAAAGAGGATTACTCTCATCACCCGTCGCCCAAGAGAGAACAGTTCTGTATTAAAGGGTGTGACCTTCGTGTGGATGATGACACTGTATATTTGACAGAAGATCAAACAATATTCTTGCTCAATAATGCAAAAAAAAGTAG GCAAGCTAATGAGATGAACAGAACACCAGTGGTGTTGGCATCAAAAGAGAACTTAGCTACACCAAAACAAAAGAGTAAAATGTGTG ATTATGACTATATGGCTTCACCCGCAGTGCCCACTTTCTGTACACCTGGATTGAAAGTTCCCTCCAGAAAGAACGCCACTTTATCAAAATCACCAGAGTGTAATCATTCAAACGCACCTACTCATACAGAAGAAGTTACTCATCCAGACCTTCAGCCTCTGGGAAAAGAGCCTGAA CAAGTGTGTGTCACTCAGATGGTACCAAAGAAAATGTTTGTGGAAGAAGCTGTTGCACCTGTCCTGCCCGCAGACAAGTATCTGGACTGTCTTGAAACACCTGCTCCTCCTGCTATATCAGACTACAGAAATATACTCACCACTCCTCCACCAGCTCCTGAAATAACTGTCATTCCAACACAGATCCTGCAG attttatcAAAGTACAACTCAAACACAGAACCACCCAGAGTCACAGAGAAGGTGAAAAATGAAGGCATggctgcagagtttgaaagaagGCCTCCTCTAGCTCTTGATACTAGTAACAAAGAAAATAG GGAGCTTTATGCCACACAGTTGTGA
- the SAP18 gene encoding histone deacetylase complex subunit SAP18 isoform X1, which yields MAVESRVTQEEIKKEPEKPIDREKTCPLLLRVFTTNNGRHHRMDEFARGNVPSSELQIYTWMDATLKELTSLVKEVYPEARKKGTHFNFAIVFTDLKRPGYRVKEIGSTMSGRKGTDDSMTLQSQKFQIGDYLDIAITPPNRAPPPSGRMRPY from the exons ATGGCGGTGGAGTCTCGCGTTACTCAGGAGGAGATTAAGAAAGAGCCGGAGAAGCCCATCGACCGGGAGAAG ACCTGCCCTCTCTTACTAAGGGTCTTCACCACCAACAATGGGCGGCACCACCGCATGGATGAGTTTGCCCGAGGAAATGTACCATCCAGTGAGCTTCAGATCTATACCTG GATGGATGCAACTCTAAAAGAACTGACCAGTTTAGTGAAAGAAGTCTATCCAGAAGCACGAAAGAAGGGCACACATTTCAACTTTGCAATTGTTTTCACGGATCTTAAAAGGCCCGGTTACAG GGTGAAGGAGATTGGCAGTACAATGTCGGGAAGAAAGGGCACAGACGATTCCATGACCCTGCAGTCTCAGAAATTCCAGATAGGTGACTACTTGGACATAGCAATCACACCTCCAAATCGAGCACCACCTCCATCAGGTCGCATGAGGCCTTACTAA
- the SKA3 gene encoding spindle and kinetochore-associated protein 3 isoform X1, translating to MGNCVDLDQQNKGLKPAEFDSRYKLSCACNASADTIQRKSIHIGRRVPFSMDLTGSFFNKLRAFVITLERQTEQLKQSFRGDETEFEDDSPMRYLHELYSEIRTLKSEADNVLIKKSEERDATYDFIKASKVLLNRNAADLENIRDLFEKYGYKPVIREGAAKGEIETDPEPAKSEQDELKNLGYPENSSIPDPLVRVPQLSDFGLSKYALPNTWSSVNVLPHACVQKEPKEDYSHHPSPKREQFCIKGCDLRVDDDTVYLTEDQTIFLLNNAKKSRQANEMNRTPVVLASKENLATPKQKSKMCDYDYMASPAVPTFCTPGLKVPSRKNATLSKSPECNHSNAPTHTEEVTHPDLQPLGKEPEQVCVTQMVPKKMFVEEAVAPVLPADKYLDCLETPAPPAISDYRNILTTPPPAPEITVIPTQILQILSKYNSNTEPPRVTEKVKNEGMAAEFERRPPLALDTSNKENRELYATQL from the exons ATGGGTAACTGCGTTGATCTGGACCAGCAGAACAAAGGCTTAAAACCAGcagagtttgattcaaggtataagctttcgtgtgcatgcaacGCTTCCGCAGATACAATTCAACGgaagtccatacatataggtagaag GGTTCCCTTCAGCATGGATCTAACAGGAAGTTTCTTCAATAAACTGCGAGCCTTTGTGATCACTTTGGAGAGACAGACTGAGCAGCTGAAGCAATCTTTTCGTGGAGACGAAACAG AATTTGAAGATGACTCCCCAATGAGATATTTACATGAACTGTACTCTGAGATCAGGACACTGAAG AGTGAAGCTGATAATGTTCTTATTAAGAAATCTGAAGAACGGGATGCTACCTATGACTTCATAAAGGCCAGCAAAGTTCTGCTGAACAGAAATGCAGCAGACCTTGAAAACATAAGAGACCTTTTTGAGAAATATGGATACAAGCCCGTTATTAGGGAAGGAG cagCAAAAGGTGAAATTGAAACTGATCCTGAACCTGCCAAGTCTGAACAAGATGAACTGAAAAACCTTGGTTATCCTGAAAATTCTTCCATACCTGATCCTCTGGTGCGAGTTCCACAACTTTCAGATTTTGGGCTTTCAAAATATGCTCTCCCCAATACTTGGAGCTCCGTGAATGTTTTACCACATGCTTGTGTACAGAAAGAACCAAAAGAGGATTACTCTCATCACCCGTCGCCCAAGAGAGAACAGTTCTGTATTAAAGGGTGTGACCTTCGTGTGGATGATGACACTGTATATTTGACAGAAGATCAAACAATATTCTTGCTCAATAATGCAAAAAAAAGTAG GCAAGCTAATGAGATGAACAGAACACCAGTGGTGTTGGCATCAAAAGAGAACTTAGCTACACCAAAACAAAAGAGTAAAATGTGTG ATTATGACTATATGGCTTCACCCGCAGTGCCCACTTTCTGTACACCTGGATTGAAAGTTCCCTCCAGAAAGAACGCCACTTTATCAAAATCACCAGAGTGTAATCATTCAAACGCACCTACTCATACAGAAGAAGTTACTCATCCAGACCTTCAGCCTCTGGGAAAAGAGCCTGAA CAAGTGTGTGTCACTCAGATGGTACCAAAGAAAATGTTTGTGGAAGAAGCTGTTGCACCTGTCCTGCCCGCAGACAAGTATCTGGACTGTCTTGAAACACCTGCTCCTCCTGCTATATCAGACTACAGAAATATACTCACCACTCCTCCACCAGCTCCTGAAATAACTGTCATTCCAACACAGATCCTGCAG attttatcAAAGTACAACTCAAACACAGAACCACCCAGAGTCACAGAGAAGGTGAAAAATGAAGGCATggctgcagagtttgaaagaagGCCTCCTCTAGCTCTTGATACTAGTAACAAAGAAAATAG GGAGCTTTATGCCACACAGTTGTGA
- the MRPL57 gene encoding large ribosomal subunit protein mL63, with protein sequence MFLTVTLLRNRIPGSQWIGKHRRPRLVTETMKRSMIRRLEIEAENEYWLSRPYMTREQEYRHNEERRRAGREAIIAASRSKFPAHRYATEHLNHLNVTKKWESY encoded by the coding sequence ATGTTTTTGACTGTGACACTACTTCGAAACCGTATTCCTGGGAGTCAATGGATCGGCAAACACCGACGGCCGAGGTTGGTTACTGAGACAATGAAGCGAAGTATGATTCGAAGGTTGGAAATTGAAGCTGAGAACGAGTATTGGCTGAGTCGGCCATACATGACTCGAGAGCAGGAGTATCGTCATAATGAGGAACGTAGGCGGGCAGGGCGAGAAGCAATAATAGCCGCATCAAGATCTAAATTTCCTGCGCACAGGTATGCCACGGAACACCTAAACCATCTTAATGTGACCAAGAAATGGGAAAGCTATTGA